In Morganella morganii, the following are encoded in one genomic region:
- a CDS encoding TIGR01212 family radical SAM protein (This family includes YhcC from E. coli K-12, an uncharacterized radical SAM protein.) encodes MQLHTVVNMFGADLQRRYGEKIHKITLHGGFSCPNRDGTLGRGGCTFCNVASFADENAQYDSIEDQLSQQSGKITRAKRYLAYFQAYTSTYAEVELLREMYESALTQADVVGLCVGTRPDCVPEAVLELLQSYQQQGYEVWLELGLQTAHDKTLKRINRGHDFACYQATTRAARERGLKVCCHLITGLPGETAADNLITLERVLETGVEGIKLHPLHIVEGSTMAKAWRAGRLPTISLEEYVATAGEMIRHTPPDVIYHRICASARRPTLLAPDWCSNRWLGMNGLWQYLLANGGQGSAI; translated from the coding sequence ATGCAGCTTCACACAGTCGTTAACATGTTCGGCGCTGATCTTCAGCGCCGTTATGGCGAAAAAATCCATAAAATCACCCTCCACGGCGGCTTCAGCTGCCCTAACCGCGACGGCACCCTCGGGCGCGGCGGTTGTACCTTCTGTAATGTGGCTTCTTTTGCGGATGAAAATGCACAGTATGATTCCATTGAGGATCAACTGAGCCAGCAGTCCGGAAAAATCACCCGCGCCAAACGTTATCTTGCTTATTTCCAGGCCTATACCAGCACCTACGCGGAAGTTGAACTGCTGCGAGAGATGTATGAATCCGCACTGACACAGGCTGATGTGGTGGGATTGTGTGTCGGTACGCGGCCGGACTGTGTGCCGGAGGCGGTGCTGGAGCTGCTGCAAAGCTATCAGCAGCAGGGCTATGAGGTATGGCTGGAACTGGGATTACAGACCGCCCATGATAAAACCCTGAAACGTATCAACCGCGGTCATGATTTTGCCTGTTATCAGGCCACCACCCGGGCCGCCCGTGAACGCGGGCTGAAAGTGTGTTGTCATCTGATCACCGGTCTGCCGGGAGAAACCGCAGCCGATAATCTCATCACACTTGAGCGTGTGCTGGAGACCGGCGTTGAAGGTATCAAACTGCATCCGCTGCATATTGTGGAAGGCAGCACCATGGCAAAAGCCTGGCGGGCGGGGCGCTTACCCACCATTTCCCTCGAAGAGTATGTCGCCACCGCCGGGGAGATGATCCGCCACACACCGCCGGACGTTATTTATCACCGCATCTGCGCCAGCGCACGGCGTCCGACCTTACTGGCACCGGACTGGTGCAGCAACCGCTGGCTCGGCATGAACGGCCTGTGGCAGTATCTGCTGGCAAACGGCGGCCAGGGCAGCGCAATCTGA
- the kdsA gene encoding 3-deoxy-8-phosphooctulonate synthase, translated as MQQKVVSIGDIRVGNALPFVLFGGMNVLESRDLAMKICEHYVTVTQKLNIPYVFKASFDKANRSSINSYRGPGLEEGMKIFEELKKTFGVKIITDVHESWQAQPVADVVDVIQLPAFLARQTDLVEAMAKTGAVINIKKPQFISPGQVGNIAEKFREGGNDQIILCDRGANFGYDNLVVDMLGFKVMEKASGGCPVIFDVTHSLQCRDPFGAASGGRRGQVAELARAGMAVGLAGLFLEAHPDPDNARCDGPSALPLAKLEPFLQQVKAIDDLVKSFPELDTE; from the coding sequence ATGCAACAGAAAGTCGTATCTATCGGGGATATTCGTGTCGGCAACGCGCTGCCGTTTGTTCTGTTCGGCGGCATGAACGTCCTTGAATCCCGCGATCTGGCGATGAAAATCTGCGAACATTACGTGACTGTCACGCAGAAGCTGAATATTCCGTACGTCTTCAAAGCCTCTTTTGACAAGGCAAACCGCTCTTCCATCAATTCTTACCGTGGTCCGGGCCTTGAGGAAGGGATGAAGATTTTTGAAGAGCTGAAAAAAACCTTCGGTGTGAAAATTATTACCGACGTTCACGAATCCTGGCAGGCACAGCCGGTGGCGGACGTGGTGGACGTGATCCAGTTACCGGCCTTCCTGGCGCGTCAGACTGACCTGGTGGAAGCCATGGCGAAAACCGGCGCGGTCATTAACATCAAAAAACCGCAGTTTATCAGCCCGGGGCAGGTTGGTAATATCGCGGAAAAATTCCGTGAAGGCGGCAATGACCAGATCATTTTATGTGATCGCGGTGCAAACTTCGGTTATGACAACCTGGTTGTGGATATGCTGGGCTTTAAAGTGATGGAAAAAGCCTCCGGCGGTTGCCCGGTGATTTTCGATGTCACACACTCCCTGCAATGCCGTGACCCGTTTGGTGCCGCATCCGGCGGCCGCCGTGGTCAGGTGGCTGAACTGGCCCGCGCCGGGATGGCAGTCGGCCTGGCCGGTCTGTTCCTGGAAGCACATCCGGACCCGGATAATGCCCGTTGTGATGGTCCTTCCGCGCTGCCGCTGGCAAAACTGGAGCCGTTCCTGCAGCAGGTTAAAGCTATCGACGATCTGGTGAAAAGCTTCCCTGAGCTGGATACCGAATAA
- the sirB1 gene encoding invasion regulator SirB1: protein MKSIADFEFNGAPLLSGIMLVLKTVRPDFDREKAEAHINELIRQTRKRLPPYSDEHTCLQTLITLFYHKWQFSGASGVYSLSDTLWLDNVLRTQRGSPVSLGILFLHIAQAIGLPVVPVVFPTQLILRADLDDETLFINPINGDLLDQHTLDVWIKGTVSPAHHLTGDDLEEAENSHVVRKYLDSIKVALMEEKKMEQALKVSETILLFDPDDPYEIRDRGLIYAQLDCSHIAVSDLNYFIEQCPQDPVSEMIKMQIHTYEQQHIVLH from the coding sequence ATGAAAAGCATTGCCGATTTTGAATTCAATGGTGCGCCGTTACTGAGCGGCATTATGTTAGTGTTAAAAACTGTCCGTCCGGATTTTGACCGGGAAAAGGCAGAAGCACACATCAATGAACTTATCCGTCAGACCCGTAAACGCCTCCCGCCGTATTCCGACGAACATACCTGTTTACAGACCCTGATCACACTCTTTTACCACAAATGGCAGTTCAGCGGCGCCAGCGGCGTTTATTCGCTGTCTGACACGCTGTGGCTGGATAATGTGCTGCGTACTCAGCGCGGCTCGCCGGTATCACTCGGCATCCTGTTTCTGCATATTGCACAGGCTATCGGTTTGCCGGTTGTGCCGGTGGTTTTCCCGACCCAGCTGATTCTGCGGGCGGATCTCGATGACGAAACCCTGTTTATTAACCCGATTAACGGCGATCTGCTGGATCAGCACACACTGGATGTCTGGATTAAAGGTACGGTCAGCCCGGCGCATCATCTGACCGGGGATGATCTCGAAGAAGCCGAAAACAGCCATGTGGTGCGCAAATACCTCGACAGTATTAAAGTCGCGCTGATGGAAGAGAAAAAAATGGAGCAGGCACTGAAAGTCAGCGAAACCATTTTATTATTTGATCCGGATGACCCGTATGAAATCCGTGATCGCGGGCTGATTTATGCCCAGCTGGACTGCAGCCATATTGCAGTTTCCGATCTGAATTATTTTATTGAGCAATGTCCGCAGGATCCGGTATCTGAAATGATAAAAATGCAGATCCACACTTACGAACAGCAGCATATCGTTCTGCACTGA
- the prmC gene encoding peptide chain release factor N(5)-glutamine methyltransferase, which produces MTFRTWLAEAVSRLSHSDSPKRDAEILLTFVTGRTRSYIIAFDETPLSGDEQQRLEALLVRREQGEPVAYITGVREFWSLPLEVSPATLIPRPDTECLVEAALELLPAASCDILDLGTGTGAIALALASERPDCHVTGADIQPDAVALAQRNAARLGLTNTTFKESRWFASLPIHQFAMIVSNPPYIDENDEHLVQGDVRFEPRSALVAPQNGLADLAEIAAQSAHYLTLGGWLIVEHGWRQGDAVRELFRENGFYRVETRRDYGGNDRVTLGQREEK; this is translated from the coding sequence ATGACGTTCCGGACCTGGCTGGCAGAGGCTGTCAGCCGTTTAAGTCACAGCGACAGCCCGAAACGGGATGCGGAAATCCTGCTGACGTTTGTCACCGGCCGAACCCGCAGCTACATTATTGCTTTTGATGAAACCCCGCTCAGCGGGGATGAACAGCAGCGTCTTGAGGCGCTGCTTGTCCGCCGGGAGCAGGGCGAGCCGGTGGCGTATATCACCGGTGTGCGCGAGTTTTGGTCACTGCCGCTGGAAGTGTCTCCCGCCACACTTATTCCGCGTCCTGATACCGAATGTCTGGTGGAGGCAGCGCTGGAATTGTTACCGGCAGCATCCTGCGATATTCTGGATCTCGGTACCGGCACCGGCGCGATTGCGCTGGCACTGGCCTCTGAACGGCCGGATTGCCATGTGACCGGGGCGGATATCCAGCCGGATGCGGTGGCGCTGGCACAGCGCAATGCCGCCCGTCTGGGGCTGACGAATACAACCTTTAAAGAAAGTCGCTGGTTTGCTTCACTGCCGATTCATCAATTTGCTATGATAGTGAGTAACCCGCCATATATTGATGAGAATGATGAGCATCTGGTGCAGGGGGATGTCCGTTTCGAGCCGCGCAGTGCGCTGGTCGCCCCGCAGAACGGCCTGGCCGATCTGGCGGAAATCGCTGCGCAGTCCGCTCATTATCTGACACTTGGCGGGTGGCTGATTGTGGAACATGGCTGGCGGCAGGGAGACGCTGTCCGCGAACTGTTCCGGGAAAACGGATTTTACCGGGTGGAAACCCGCCGCGATTATGGCGGAAATGATCGGGTTACTTTAGGTCAACGGGAAGAGAAATGA
- the prfA gene encoding peptide chain release factor 1, translating into MKPSIVAKLEALKERYEEIQAHLADADVIADQNKFRALSKEYAQLTDVAKCFEAWQTIQDDIDTAQMLLDDPEMKEMAQEELKDAKLRNETLEQELQVLLLPKDPDDERNCFLEVRAGTGGDEAALFAGDLFRMYSRYAESRRWRIEIMNSNDGEHGGYKEIIFRVTGENAYGNLKFESGGHRVQRVPETESQGRIHTSACTVAVLAEVPEAELPDINPADLRIDTFRSSGAGGQHVNTTDSAIRITHIPTGIVVECQDERSQHKNKAKALSVLAARIKAAEESRRHEAEASERRNLLGSGDRSDRIRTYNFPQGRVTDHRINLTLYRLDEVMEGKLDALIQPLVNEYQADQLAALSEQD; encoded by the coding sequence ATGAAGCCTTCTATTGTCGCAAAACTGGAAGCATTGAAAGAACGTTATGAAGAAATTCAGGCGCACCTAGCGGACGCCGATGTTATCGCTGATCAGAATAAATTCCGTGCCTTGTCGAAAGAATATGCGCAGCTGACTGACGTTGCGAAATGTTTTGAAGCCTGGCAGACCATTCAGGATGATATCGACACCGCCCAAATGCTTCTTGATGATCCTGAAATGAAGGAAATGGCACAGGAAGAGCTGAAAGACGCAAAACTGCGGAATGAAACCTTAGAACAGGAATTACAGGTCTTATTACTGCCGAAAGATCCGGATGATGAACGCAACTGCTTCCTGGAAGTCCGTGCGGGCACCGGCGGCGATGAAGCGGCGCTGTTTGCCGGTGATCTGTTCCGTATGTACAGCCGTTATGCGGAATCACGCCGCTGGCGGATTGAGATCATGAACAGTAACGACGGCGAGCACGGCGGATATAAAGAGATTATTTTCAGAGTCACTGGTGAAAATGCCTACGGTAACCTGAAATTTGAATCCGGCGGCCACCGCGTGCAGCGTGTGCCGGAAACCGAATCCCAGGGCCGTATTCACACTTCAGCCTGTACTGTCGCGGTGCTGGCGGAAGTCCCGGAAGCGGAACTGCCGGATATCAACCCGGCGGATCTGCGCATTGATACCTTCCGTTCATCCGGGGCCGGTGGTCAGCACGTTAACACCACGGATTCCGCTATCCGTATCACTCATATTCCGACCGGGATTGTGGTGGAGTGCCAGGACGAGCGTTCGCAGCACAAAAACAAAGCCAAAGCACTCTCGGTGCTGGCCGCACGAATCAAAGCGGCGGAAGAGTCCCGCCGTCATGAGGCGGAAGCCTCTGAGCGCCGCAACCTGCTGGGTTCCGGTGACCGTTCGGATCGGATCCGCACCTATAACTTCCCGCAGGGACGGGTGACGGATCACCGTATCAACCTGACTCTGTACCGTCTGGATGAGGTCATGGAAGGTAAGCTGGATGCACTGATCCAGCCGCTGGTGAACGAATATCAGGCAGATCAGCTCGCCGCGCTGTCTGAGCAGGACTGA
- the hemA gene encoding glutamyl-tRNA reductase — translation MTLLALGINHKTAPVALREKVTFSPDSMEAALTNLLEQPSVSGGVVLSTCNRTEIYLSVDEQNNQRDQLIDWLCRYHNINPQELMSSLYWHQDNEAVSHLMRVASGLDSLVLGEPQILGQVKKAFAQSQTYRSLSRELERLFQKSFSVAKRVRTETDIGANAVSVAFAACTLARQIFESLSRLNILLVGAGETIELVARHLNEHGVKHMMIANRTRERARVLAQEVNAEVITLPEIDSRLAEADIVISSTASPLPIIGKGMVERALKARRNRPMLLVDIAVPRDIEADVEKLSNVYLYTVDDLEAIIEHNLAQRQVAAQQAESIVVQESGHFMEWLRAQSAVNTIREYREQAEEIRAAMAAKAVALIQQGHDPEEVINQMSQQLTNRLIHAPTKSLQQAAGDGDTGRLTLLRDSLGLEHH, via the coding sequence ATGACTCTATTAGCTCTCGGCATTAACCATAAAACCGCACCTGTTGCCTTACGTGAGAAAGTGACTTTCTCACCGGACAGCATGGAAGCGGCATTAACCAATCTGCTCGAACAACCGTCCGTGAGCGGCGGCGTTGTGCTGTCTACCTGCAACCGGACAGAAATCTATCTCAGTGTGGATGAACAGAATAATCAGCGCGATCAGCTGATTGACTGGCTGTGCCGCTATCACAACATCAACCCGCAGGAACTGATGTCCAGCCTTTACTGGCATCAGGATAATGAAGCTGTCAGTCATCTGATGCGGGTGGCCAGCGGGCTGGATTCCCTGGTACTCGGCGAGCCGCAGATCCTGGGGCAGGTCAAAAAAGCCTTTGCTCAGTCACAGACATACCGTTCACTTTCCCGTGAACTGGAACGCCTGTTCCAGAAATCTTTCTCTGTCGCCAAACGGGTGCGTACTGAAACCGATATCGGTGCCAATGCGGTATCGGTGGCGTTTGCCGCCTGTACCCTGGCGCGTCAGATTTTCGAATCCTTATCCAGACTGAATATCCTGCTGGTCGGGGCGGGGGAAACCATCGAGCTGGTGGCCCGTCACCTGAACGAGCACGGCGTAAAACACATGATGATCGCCAACCGTACCCGCGAGCGGGCCCGCGTGCTGGCGCAGGAAGTCAATGCAGAGGTGATCACACTGCCGGAAATCGACAGCCGGCTGGCGGAAGCGGATATTGTTATCAGCTCCACGGCCAGCCCGTTGCCGATTATCGGTAAAGGTATGGTGGAACGCGCCCTGAAAGCGCGCCGTAACCGCCCGATGCTGCTGGTGGATATTGCGGTTCCCCGTGATATCGAAGCCGATGTGGAAAAACTCAGTAACGTTTATCTCTACACTGTGGATGATCTTGAGGCGATTATTGAGCACAATCTGGCGCAGCGCCAGGTGGCGGCACAACAGGCGGAATCCATTGTGGTGCAGGAAAGCGGGCACTTTATGGAATGGCTGCGCGCCCAGAGCGCGGTCAATACGATCCGCGAATACCGCGAACAGGCTGAAGAGATCCGCGCCGCCATGGCCGCAAAAGCCGTGGCACTGATTCAGCAGGGGCATGACCCGGAAGAGGTTATCAACCAGATGTCACAGCAGCTGACCAACCGCCTGATCCACGCACCAACCAAATCACTTCAGCAGGCCGCCGGTGACGGTGATACCGGTCGTCTGACTCTGTTACGCGACAGCCTTGGGCTGGAGCATCATTAA
- the lolB gene encoding lipoprotein insertase outer membrane protein LolB produces the protein MASIQLPRFIRLLPLCSLILAACTLPDNTEKGDVSATSAGWKAQTEQINQLQRYQTRGSFAYIGTTQKTYARFFWQQYSPDNYKLLLTNPVGSTELELIVKDGQTQLTDNKGQKYYSDDPDSMIYQLTGMTIPMENLRQWIVGLPGDAQSYAISNQYHLKALSWAQGMEKWKVTYQSYDEKVSPQLPNRLDIEQGDNRIKLKMDSWTLN, from the coding sequence GTGGCCTCTATTCAATTACCGCGCTTTATCCGGCTTCTGCCCCTGTGCAGCCTGATACTTGCCGCCTGTACCCTGCCCGACAATACAGAGAAAGGCGATGTTTCCGCCACCTCTGCCGGCTGGAAAGCACAGACAGAACAAATAAATCAGTTACAGCGTTATCAGACGCGCGGCTCGTTTGCCTACATCGGTACCACCCAGAAAACCTATGCCCGTTTCTTCTGGCAGCAGTATTCCCCGGACAACTACAAACTGCTGCTCACCAACCCGGTCGGCAGCACCGAGCTGGAACTGATTGTCAAAGACGGCCAGACCCAGCTGACCGATAACAAAGGTCAGAAATATTACAGTGATGATCCGGACAGCATGATTTACCAGCTGACCGGTATGACTATCCCGATGGAAAATCTGCGTCAGTGGATTGTCGGCCTGCCGGGTGACGCGCAGTCCTATGCCATCAGCAATCAGTATCACCTGAAAGCGCTGAGCTGGGCTCAGGGCATGGAAAAGTGGAAAGTCACTTATCAGTCCTATGATGAAAAAGTCTCCCCGCAACTGCCGAACCGCCTGGATATCGAACAGGGTGATAACCGCATCAAGCTGAAAATGGATTCATGGACACTCAACTGA
- the ispE gene encoding 4-(cytidine 5'-diphospho)-2-C-methyl-D-erythritol kinase produces MDTQLTSLTWPSPAKLNLFLYITGRRADGYHTLQTLFQFLDYGDSVTITPRTDGEIRLLTPLAGVPDEQNLVIRAARLLQIYAREHHLTADLPGADIAVKKILPMGGGIGGGSSNAATVLIALNYHWKLQLPDETLAELGVMLGADVPVFVRGHAAIAEGIGEILHPASPPERWYLVAHPGISVPTPLIFTDPQLIRDTPIRSLAALLQAPYANDCEPIARKRFREVDCLLSWLLQYTPSRLTGTGACVFGEFENQAAARQVLINAPAWVKGFVARGVNISPLHQFRAGLL; encoded by the coding sequence ATGGACACTCAACTGACATCACTGACCTGGCCGTCCCCCGCCAAGCTGAACCTGTTTTTATATATCACAGGCCGCCGCGCGGACGGCTATCATACGCTGCAAACCCTGTTTCAGTTTCTGGATTATGGTGACAGTGTCACAATTACACCACGTACTGACGGTGAAATTCGTCTGCTGACCCCGCTTGCCGGCGTACCGGATGAGCAAAACCTGGTGATCCGCGCCGCCCGTCTGTTACAGATTTATGCACGGGAGCATCACCTGACAGCGGATTTACCCGGTGCGGATATTGCCGTTAAAAAAATTCTGCCGATGGGCGGTGGTATCGGTGGCGGTTCCTCCAATGCTGCCACAGTGCTTATCGCTCTCAACTATCACTGGAAGTTACAGTTACCCGACGAAACGCTTGCAGAGCTGGGTGTGATGCTCGGTGCGGATGTCCCGGTATTTGTCCGGGGCCACGCGGCAATTGCTGAAGGAATAGGCGAAATTCTGCACCCTGCGTCTCCGCCGGAACGCTGGTATCTGGTTGCACACCCCGGAATTTCGGTTCCGACACCGCTTATCTTCACAGATCCGCAATTAATTCGCGACACGCCGATCCGCTCTCTGGCCGCATTATTACAGGCTCCGTACGCAAATGACTGTGAACCGATTGCAAGAAAACGTTTTCGTGAGGTTGATTGCCTTCTTTCCTGGCTGCTACAATATACTCCGTCACGCCTGACCGGTACGGGTGCATGTGTGTTCGGAGAGTTCGAAAACCAGGCAGCCGCCCGACAGGTGTTAATTAACGCGCCGGCGTGGGTGAAGGGCTTTGTGGCACGTGGTGTCAACATTTCGCCGCTTCATCAGTTCCGCGCTGGTCTACTGTAA
- the prs gene encoding ribose-phosphate diphosphokinase codes for MPDMKLFAGNAIPELAQRVANRLYTNLGDAAIGRFSDGEVSVQINENVRGGDVFIIQSTCAPTNDNLMELVVMVDALRRASAGRITAVIPYFGYARQDRRVRSTRVPITAKVVADFLSSVGVDRVLTVDLHAEQIQGFFDVPVDNVFGSPILLEDMLQKDLDNPIVVSPDIGGVVRARAIAKLLNDTDMAIIDKRRPRANVSQVMHIIGDVAGRDCVLVDDMIDTGGTLCKAAEALKERGAKRVFAYATHPIFSGNAVNNIRDSVIDEVIVCDTIPLSAEIKALNKVRSLTLSGMLAEAIRRISNEESISAMFEH; via the coding sequence GTGCCTGATATGAAGCTTTTTGCTGGTAACGCCATCCCGGAACTAGCACAACGTGTTGCCAACCGCCTGTACACTAACCTCGGAGACGCTGCGATCGGTCGTTTCAGCGACGGTGAAGTCAGTGTTCAAATCAATGAAAACGTGCGTGGTGGTGATGTTTTCATCATCCAGTCCACCTGTGCGCCAACTAACGATAACCTGATGGAACTGGTTGTCATGGTTGATGCACTGCGCCGTGCTTCTGCGGGTCGTATCACTGCTGTTATCCCGTATTTCGGCTATGCCCGTCAGGATCGCCGCGTCCGCTCAACGCGTGTGCCAATCACCGCGAAAGTGGTCGCTGACTTCCTCTCAAGTGTGGGTGTTGACCGTGTGCTGACAGTGGATCTTCACGCTGAGCAGATTCAGGGCTTCTTCGATGTTCCGGTTGATAACGTCTTCGGCAGCCCAATCCTGCTGGAAGATATGCTGCAGAAAGATCTGGACAACCCGATTGTGGTTTCTCCGGATATCGGTGGTGTGGTCCGCGCCCGTGCGATCGCCAAACTGCTGAACGACACTGATATGGCTATCATCGACAAACGCCGCCCGCGTGCGAACGTTTCTCAGGTGATGCATATCATCGGTGATGTTGCCGGTCGTGACTGTGTACTGGTTGACGATATGATCGATACCGGGGGCACGCTGTGCAAAGCTGCGGAAGCACTGAAAGAACGTGGTGCGAAACGTGTGTTTGCATACGCAACTCACCCTATCTTCTCCGGCAACGCGGTCAACAATATCCGTGATTCTGTGATTGATGAAGTGATTGTCTGTGACACCATTCCGTTATCAGCGGAAATCAAAGCACTGAATAAAGTCCGTTCTCTGACTTTATCCGGAATGCTGGCAGAAGCCATCCGCCGTATCAGTAATGAAGAGTCTATCTCCGCGATGTTCGAACACTGA